GTCGTCCAACTTCACCATCGGCAGCCGCCTGCGCGCCGCCGCGATCGCGTCGAGCTCCCGCGTCGCCGCTTTCTCCCGCTTCCTCAGCTCGGCCAGTTCAGCACGCCACGTGTGGATATCGACCACCGGCGGCTTGCCCGCTGTCGTCGTCGCCTGAGTAGTCATCTGCTGTCCCTGCCTGTCCCTTCGATGTGCCGGATGTACTCAATGGATCGACTCGCGCCGCCACCGAAACTCATCGGCCACCGAAGGACGGCGGGCGGTCAGACCTGCATCGCCTCGAAAAGCGTCGCGAACTGCCCCGGGGTGATGGCTATGCCGCACTGGTTGCGCAGGTCCTGCAGCGGACCCGCGATCCTCCGCAGGTCCAGGAACTCGCCGGGGTTGGCCGTGAAGTACCCCCGCACGTTGTTGCGAGCCACGTCCGGCGGCTGCGTGGCAGCCGCAGTCAACACGTCGTTAGCGCCGGGATGCGCGCTGAGGTAGCCGCCGGCCTCGGCGAGCACGCCGCCGGCGACGCTGGCGAGCCCGCTGGCGGTGCAGTCGGCCGCGCCGGCCGTGGGCGCCGCGATGAGCGCAGCGGACGCCCCGAGGGCACATGCGGCGATCGCTGAGCTGACTCGCGGACGTCTGGGTTGGGCTGACTTCTTCATTCGGTGTCCTCAGGTTCGGTGCCGACGGATGAGGGCTAACGTACCCGCCCCGTGGCCGCCGGACACACCGCAGCGATTCAGCACAGCAACCGTGCGGGACCCCGCCGAAACGATGTGGTCGCAGGGTATGTTCATTAGGTAAACCTCA
The nucleotide sequence above comes from Mycolicibacterium moriokaense. Encoded proteins:
- a CDS encoding heme-binding protein; protein product: MKKSAQPRRPRVSSAIAACALGASAALIAAPTAGAADCTASGLASVAGGVLAEAGGYLSAHPGANDVLTAAATQPPDVARNNVRGYFTANPGEFLDLRRIAGPLQDLRNQCGIAITPGQFATLFEAMQV